One Pecten maximus chromosome 16, xPecMax1.1, whole genome shotgun sequence DNA window includes the following coding sequences:
- the LOC117344995 gene encoding sodium- and chloride-dependent glycine transporter 1-like, translating into MKNSAYEMNEKNGNERDSSYYNGSQVTESSGDLTGSGEPEEDRGEWGSKWEFILSCIGLSVGLGNVWRFPYLAYDNGGAAFVIAYLVLQFLIGKPMYFMELVMGQYSGKGPTAVWNMNPCAKGIGIAMALISLVVAIYYNVIMAYTLFYFFSSMQKTLPWTVCKPEWLPEGCVEQTVKKMSYCVANLTVNEALGVCRCTGNSTFDTSLYEAGFNCTNTTYQGDSPIPVAQFYFDRDVLNKAPTLSNDNIGAPMWKLALCLLMSWIIVVLCLIKGVKSSGKVVYFTATFPYVILLILLVRGATLDGAIDGVIYFIVPKWEKLLDVNVWVAAAGQMFFSLSVSFGGIIMFGSYNKFSNNVYGDAMLIAVMDIVTSIIAGFVIFTTFGGMAKEIGVGVEDVAKSGYGLAFVAYPEALSNLPPSQLWSVLFFFMLFTLGLDSEFALLETVLTCIQDEFPHLRKYKSQMCVGLGIILFFLALPCVTPAGDYIVGLMDHYGADFSVLFVAACECIAVMWVYGAQKFMKNVEYMLGYPPRPKVYWLFCWIGCSPILIGALFIYRMVQYKPIEMSEDVPYPQYAQSIGWVLTCFVMCPIPIYFVYKFLRTEGSIVERLRKITTPTEDWGPNDGSDKIKMYQPEPPRKYGVDNPTSTHM; encoded by the exons ATGAAGAACTCGGCATATGAAATGAATGAAAAGAATGGAAACGAAAGG GATTCCAGTTACTACAACGGAAGTCAAGTAACGGAGTCAAGTGGTGACCTCACAGGTTCCGGTGAACCGGAAGAAGATCGTGGAGAATGGGGAAGCAAATGGGAGTTCATCCTTTCCTGTATTGGTCTTTCCGTCGGACTCGGAAATGTTTGGAGGTTCCCGTACCTCGCGTACGACAATGGCGGAG CTGCCTTTGTGATCGCCTATTTGGTACTCCAGTTCCTTATCGGCAAACCTATGTATTTTATGGAGCTTGTGATGGGGCAATATTCTGGCAAGGGACCAACAGCCGTCTGGAACATGAATCCTTGCGCCAAAG GTATCGGTATAGCCATGGCCTTGATTTCCCTGGTGGTAGCCATTTACTACAACGTTATCATGGCCTATACACTGTTCTATTTCTTCTCCTCAATGCAAAAGACCTTGCCATGGACCGTCTGCAAACCG GAATGGCTACCGGAAGGATGTGTTGAGCAGACGGTAAAGAAAATGTCGTATTGTGTGGCGAACCTAACAGTAAATGAGGCGCTAGGTGTGTGTCGCTGTACCGGCAACTCCACGTTCGACACCAGTCTGTATGAGGCTGGGTTCAATTGCACCAACACCACATACCAAGGCGATTCACCCATCCCTGTAGCGCAATTCTACTTCGA CCGTGATGTACTTAATAAGGCCCCCACTTTAAGCAACGACAACATTGGCGCCCCCATGTGGAAGCTTGCACTTTGTCTCCTCATGTCATGGATAATTGTCGTCCTCTGCTTAATCAAGGGAGTTAAGTCTTCAGGCAAG GTCGTGTATTTTACTGCCACATTTCCTTATGTAATCCTACTGATCTTGTTGGTCCGCGGAGCAACCTTGGACGGAGCCATCGACGGAGTGATTTATTTCATCGTTCCCAAATGGGAAAAGTTGCTAGATGTCAAT GTCTGGGTTGCAGCAGCTGGTCAGATGTTCTTCTCCCTCAGTGTGTCTTTTGGTGGCATCATCATGTTTGGGAGTTATAATAAATTCAGCAATAACGTGTATGG TGACGCCATGTTGATCGCCGTGATGGACATTGTAACCAGTATCATCGCCGGGTTCGTCATTTTTACCACATTTGGTGGGATGGCTAAGGAGATCGGGGTTGGCGTCGAGGACGTTGCAAAATCAG GATACGGTCTTGCATTTGTCGCCTATCCTGAGGCGCTGTCCAACCTGCCGCCATCCCAGCTGTGGTCCGTCCTCTTCTTCTTTATGTTGTTCACCCTCGGTCTAGACAGTGAG ttCGCTCTTTTGGAGACTGTACTGACCTGTATCCAGGACGAATTCCCCCACCTCAGGAAATACAAAAGTCAGATGTGTGTCGGCCTCGGTATCATCCTGTTCTTCCTCGCTTTACCATGTGTCACACCT GCCGGAGACTACATCGTGGGATTAATGGATCACTACGGAGCTGACTTCTCGGTACTATTCGTCGCTGCCTGCGAGTGTATTGCCGTTATGTGGGTATATG GGGCTCAGAAATTCATGAAGAATGTAGAATATATGTTGGGCTATCCTCCACGCCCCAAAGTTTACTGGCTCTTCTGTTGGATCGGATGTTCCCCCATCCTGATCGGG GCTTTGTTTATATACCGGATGGTACAATACAAACCTATTGAGATGTCCGAGGACGTACCATATCCTCAGTACGCCCAATCGATAGGCTGGGTACTCACCTGCTTCGTCATGTGTCCTATCCCCATCTACTTTGTGTACAAGTTCCTCCGCACGGAAGGTTCAATCGTAGAA AGACTACGCAAGATAACAACCCCGACAGAGGATTGGGGCCCTAATGATGGCAGTGATAAGATTAAAATGTATCAACCAGAACCACCAAGGAAGTATGGTGTAGACAACCCTACATCAACGCATATGTGA